CTTCGCCCACTTTCTTGCCGCGGATGAGATCGAGCACCAGGCGCGCTTTCCGTGCCGTGATGCGAACATGACTCAAGTGTGCTTTCGCTTCCACGAGATAGTATCCTCCTCTCGAGTGACCTTGTCCGTATTGGGGAAAATGATCCGCTTGCGTGAAGCGCACCCTTTTCCCGCTGGTCCTTACAAATCAATTATCTTCTACCGGTTTTCTTGTCGTCGTCGGTGTGGCCCTTATACGTACGCGTCGGCGCGAATTCGCCGAGCTTGTGGCCAACCATGTCCTCCGTTACGTA
This genomic window from Paenibacillus sp. contains:
- a CDS encoding large ribosomal subunit protein uL22; amino-acid sequence: MEAKAHLSHVRITARKARLVLDLIRGKKVGE